The DNA window GCTGGGGCCGCTGAAGCGGAGGGAGAAGggggaggaaaagaaggaacCCGACTAGAACGACTGGAACGAGTTGAATGGGTGCGACCAGGACCTCTTTGTGAAGCATCGGCGACGGCAGAAGAAGCTGTTCTTGTTCCCATGACTGCTATTTTGTATGTAAGTGCTATGCTGTGATCTGCTGTGATGTGCGGTATGAAGCGAAGCGATGCGGTGTTGTAAGAGATCGGAGAGAGACGGTGTAAAAAAGGCGGGATATTGATAAAGTAACTGGGTCTCTTTCTGGGGTTTGCTCGAAATGGTAGTGAGCTGTCGTGGAATCAATGCCCAAGTAGGCAGGGAAGATGCTGACCCGACCCAACTCCAGGTAATAATGTCCAGTGATTGTatgagctggagctggaacTGGAGCTACATATGCCAGCGCAGGCGTAACGTAGTCGCAAATCCAGTCGCTTGCCGGCAAGGTCCTTGATTTGATTCTTTTGCTGGCCGAGTACGACCTAATGGCCAGAGTGAAGGGGTGAACAGACAAAAAGACCAGAATTACCTAGTCCCTGTGGTGATCTGGAAACCCTCAGTCCTCTGATTGCGATGACGATGTGTTTGATCTGACACTGCCAACTGCATAAgagactacctaggtagggcACAAAAGACTCAAGTGCTGACCAAAAGACACCTGGAAGAGTTAGACTCAATGCGAAGCGAAGCAGCGCTATATGCACAACGCAGATGAACGGCACAAGAGGCAAATGTCGATGGGCGCAAAGTATCTTGATTGAGTTTGTATGCCACGATAGTGTAGAGGGACTGAGCGTCTCTGAAGAGCGAAACAACGGCCAGCAATCGAAGGAAAAACCACGCAAAGATGCAAGTGAACAGGTAAGAATGTGCAAGGGAAGTCAGAGCTTTTGACCCTGACAAGCAGATTTAGTAAGAGGACAACGGCGCAACGTCTGTCTGGTTTGTCCAAAGAACAAAAGTCAAGCTGGGGGCAGGTTTGGCTAATGGAGATGGATATCGTACTATGTAGTTTACGGACTGTAGCTAAAAATGACTTGGTCTGAAAGCAAAGCACAGCACAGCGCAACACGCAGCACATCACAGCAAAGCAGAACAAAGTGCAGCAGCGGTATGGCCCATCTCTCACCTCTCAAGAGGCTTGGATGCCCAGGATACACCTGGAAGTATGCATGCAAGTTGCCGAGACTTCACAACCAGTCCAGCTCTCTTTGATCTAGCACAGCAGGCCATCTCAATCGTTTCAGGGGACTTTCCACTTAAGTCACAGGTAGCTTCAACTTTCCACCAACAGTCAAGTCTTGAGTGGAGATGAGATATCTCGCTCTAGCTGAGCTCTCATTTCGCAGTCCGTTAGTGACGAATCTAGTCCATAAGTTTGACGGCATAGTTGGAGCCATTGGTTTGTTAATTCTATTCGACTAAGGTTTAAGGAGAGCCTCGATCTGAACCAGTAGACATCGGGGCTTTTCATTTGATGATATCAATATCTGCACCGTTAAGTTATCGTACCTACCAAGCCAAATTCCCTGTTTCCAGCAACACCAATGCCAAGCACAATATCCGACGTCAGCTACCAGTAGAACGCTGCATCTCTGACCTGCCAAGTGGATCTGCCGCAAAGTGCTGCAAATTTACGTGGCTGATTAAACGAGGGGTTGGAGGCTGGGGTTCAGAACTGGAAACCAGGTTTAGATCTCGTCTCCTTTTGAGGAAGCTGTGTCTTGGAAGTCGCATTGCCTGTTCCAAAGAGCTCAAAGAAGCAAAATCGAAGCAGCCACAAGACGGATAAGCGCATAGCATCTTGCGGGCTGTGCCTGAAGGGATAGATACTGAAAGCAGAAAAGACAAAATAGGCCAGTCACTTTAAGCCATTTAAGACCATGCTCTCAGATTCTTTGTTTCTTTCAGCCTGTATCTGAGATGTCAATTTTTTCTTTGTTACCCCTTGCATTGTGTAATGTGCTGGTGGATAGGATGCGTTGTGATGCAGCACAATGCATGTCTTGTGTTCACATCAGTCGGCAATCAATGATATGCCAGCCTGGTCTTGCTGCAGGCAAATGTCAGCCACCGCATCCAGACGGAATGCCAAGACTCAACCTGCCTGAGCCGAGTGTTCCTCTTCCAGTGACAGACAGGCAGAAAAACACAATGGTTATCCTTCTATGGTTAGAGGTGCCGGCCAGACTGAAACAGCTTTGGTGGATAGACATGTTTGAATGCTTCTTAATATCCATCATATGAGAAATACTATGACGTCTCTCTCCGATTATGTCATGACTTGTTTTGGGTAACTGTACGCAGCAGGTCTTGAAGTTGTTTCAAGGTTGCTCTGCCAGTCGCATTCCTCTACAGAAATGCTCGATTGACAATATTTCACTTGCGTGTACTCGCATTGGTACCCGACGTTGGAGAAACTTTGGAGGGTTGGAGTTGTACGAAAACTCTCCAAATTTGATAGAACCCCCTGTCTTGGTCTCCCACTGGGGCCATTGAGTTTAGCAGGTTGACAGTCAGACTAGTGGCTTGCAGAAAAGCTAGCCTCCAAGCTTGAGTGTACAGAAATAAACAGTCTGTAATTGCGGTCTAGACTCGGTTTGATGGCTTGCTATTTTCGTCGCTTATGCTCCAAGCAGTCATTTTTCCGGCACCTTGAGGTGAGGAACAGGGAGCTAACTTTGTTGCTTATCGATAAGGCCAATTTAGACGTTGCGACAGTGGTCGCATTAACTTGGCGGTTTGCTTCATCAGCGTCACAAACTCTGTGGTCATATTCGACATCTTCGCGTCTTTACTCCAGTGGGTTAGAAGGCTCACTTTCAATGCTTCTACGGTCGTTACGCGATACACCAAAATCCCAGTCCCATGTCATATAAACGCTCCCGCGCAACCTACGAAGCCGATTTCCATGCACCCTTTGCAACATTCGGCACTCCTCTCCCCGATGATCCCGAAGCCCGCGACGATGGCTCGTTTGTTCCAGTATGGAAACAGGAGGTGAGGGATGAGAGGGGGAGAAAACGACTGCATGGCGCGTTTACTGGTGGATGGAGCGCTGGATATTTTAACACTGTTGGATCCAAAGAAGGATGGACTCCATCGACATTCGTCTCGAGTCGAAACAACCGACAAAAAGAAGGCACAGCTCAAGCACAGCAACGACCAGAAGACTACATGGACGAAGAGGATCTTGCAGATGCCGCGGAAGCTCAGAAAGTACAAACTTCTCAGGCATTTGCTGGTCTTGGGTCTTCTGACCAAGATACCAACGCTGGAGGGTTAATGGGCTTGCTAAGAGCTGAAGGAGACACCATGGGTTTGAAGTTGCTACGACGCATGGGCTGGAAGGACGGACAAGGCATTGGTCCCAAGATCCGAAGAAGCGCCCGGCTTGATACTGGACAAAAGAACCCGGAAACCGCCGAAACGCATTTGTTTGCGCCGGATAATGCTGAAATGATTCGATTTATCCGCAAAAGTGATCGAAAAGGATTGGGCCACGACGGCGAAGCCAAGTTGACGAGCCTCAACGCGATTACAGCTGCAGCTGATGATGAcaatgacgacgacgacagtAATGGCTTCGATACCTCACTCCGAAGCACatctttgttttcttcaCAAAAATCGAAGACGAAACCAGCGCGTGGAGGAATAGGAGTGGGTATCCTGAACGATAATGGATCCGATGAAGAAGACCCCTACGAGATAGGGCCCAAAATCCGGTACAATCGCGTCGTCGGTGGtgacaagaaaaagaagaaggcgaagAAAGCTTCGGCTACAATTAATCCTGCATTGAAAAACGCCCCCGTCTTTGTGTCTCGATCAGCTCGAGCAGGCAATGGTCTCGGGAGGTGTCATGACGGGCGATTACCGCTTGATGGTTTCGTGCTCGCCAAAATTACAGAAGATTTGTCTGATCTCCTTTTGGAGTATGCACCGCCTCCTGTCCCAGAAGGATGGGTGTCATCCAAAATATCCTCAGACCAGGCCAATCCTCCAGACTATAAATCGACAGCTGACACCGCGAAAGCATCCACCCATGATGCAAAGTCAAGGGCAGCTCTTCTTGGAGAAAAGAGCTTGCCTGGGAAGTCTGTCTTTGACTTTATAAGCAGCTCAGCACGCAATCGACTTGCTACGGCATCTGGGAACAGCAGTCTCCCGCAAGGCTTGGGAGAAATACCCGAAGGCTATGCTATTTCAGAAGAGGAAAGACAACAGGCGGTTTGGGACCAAACACCAAAGCTAGACCAAGAGACGGCTATTGCAGCCATCTCACGAGGCTCATCTGGACCTTATGCAGACAACGAGGAGAAAAAGGCACGTTATAGGACCTACTTGGAACACTTTGCGACGGGCAGCCAACCCTTACCATACAAACCCCGAGGCATGGCTTACGATGACTTTGCAAAAGAATTATCGGAATTCCATAATTGCGCCAGGATATTCAAACCAATGACAGGATTTATGGCATCTCGCTTCACCACAGCCAAGAAGCCATCAACCGTCTTAGCAAACGAACCCGAGGCGGACCTGTTATCTAAACCAGAGCCCAAAATAACTGATCCGGCAGAAGATGCAGCTAAGATCGGCATGTATGGCAAGATGACTCGTAAAGTCCAGGACTTTTACCCTACCAGATTGCTTTGCAAACGGTTCAATGTTAGACCGCCTGCACATTCTCAGCCAGATACTCAAACAGGAATGGGTTCTGGCTCAAGAAATCATGAAGATCCAAGACCTATGGATGATGTCGAAATCAGTTCAAGGTCACCGAATGTGGATATCCAAATGATCGAAGGCACCCCTGCTGGAACTGTGCCACCAGCTCCTGAACTTGAACCGACCATCAACCCAGACAAGAACGAAGCAGTGGAAGGGAAGACAGCACATGATGAAGTACTTCGAGCAATTTTCGGAGATAGTGACAGCGAATAGACAGCTCCCGATTACGATATACTAATAAGTAGAATGGCATAAGAGGCCAGGGTTGCGACAGTCTTTGCTACTTGAATCTAGACATTAGATACCTACCTCCAGATCAACAGATGCCAAGGAAGTACATTCATCGGGTAAATAATGGGACGAGACAGCTGTGATGTAAATACTGCTTAACCGAAagttcttaatattattcctGTGCCCTGGCTGATCATTGATCTCGAAATCGAAATTGAAAGACATATCATATTAGAGACACTTTACATAATATTCCAAAGTGTCTGTCTATGCGGTCACTACATAGTACCTATGATTGTGCTGGTTTGAGATGTCAATGTTTTCAACCTCCATTCGATCGGCCTCTCAATCTTAAACAAGGACGCCAAGGTCGAGCTTACAACTCCAGCACCTCTAGCGCCCCAACTCCACTTGGAGTGAGCGGCTAAGACCCTGCTGGTAGCACGTAGAGACATCTGATTGGGCCAGTCCTCTACAACGCGGGGCTCCAATTTAGTGTCACTCTGCCACTGAAGCTCGGGGGCTCACTTCAGGGGAGCAGCCGTCGAATGAGGAATCGCGCTGCTCGCTGTTCTGAGGACCAATGTGAACCTCACTCAcgcatcacatcacatcgCCATAACTCCATCACTTATAGGAAGACCTTCACGACGCGACGAGGCCGCACTTCCGATACGACGGCGAACGAAAATTTTCTCCATTCGCCTGTTGCGCTTAATTTCCGCCCGCAATCCATGTTTCAACTCTATTGTTAGACTGTTTACCTCATCGATCATACTCAACTGTCTTGGAACCGGTGAACTACTCGCATCTTTGATCGACCGCTTTTCTCCTTTTCGTCCCTTTGCCGACTTGGAGAAGGCCTTTGTCTTGAACAAATCTGTGCTCTCCTAAAAGAAACCGCCATCCTGTCTGAATTTCAGGAACTTGGAATTGGACCATCTACGTCCTTGGACAACAAAACACCATCACCTGCCTCGTCAAGACCACCAAGCACGCGCACAACTTCAAGCCATCATCGCGAACCGACTTCCGATAACCTAAAATCCGCCAAAGAGCCGGAATCTCACATTCTTTTGAAGTGCGAGCAGTCTCCACCGCCACAGTATCCCGCCTCCGAACCTTCAACCTCGCGCCCTCCCCCCTTCTCGTCGCTCTTTACCTCTTCGACCAACGACGCTCACGAGCGCTCCGACAAATTTGTCACCTTTACCTCTCACTCTCCTTGTGAAGCAGAGGCATCAGGATCCGCCGCGCCAGCATACgaatcttcttctccaagagaAGCGCTTCCGTTTGACCCAGACCAAAGCACTACTGCATTTCGCGATCCAGTCGCGGAAACCAAGCGCGCACTTCCTCGGGATACCAAGGGAGATTCTAATCGAAAGGACGACGACGCAGAACCGCCTCCGGCTTATTCAGAAGAGGGCGATAGTCCCCTTGCCGCATTCTCGTTCCTAATGGCTGCCGCAGGAGGAGCTTCAAGCATCATCACCCAGGTGCAACAGGGCGGGCCGCCTGTTAGCACTCTGGGAGATATTGGTGCTGATGAAACAATTGCCATGGACCTGAGGTGAGCTTCTTGCGCTGAATTCAGTCGCTGATACTAACTCCAAATAGGGGTACACGGTTTTATCTCTCTAGAGAAGAGCTGCTCACTTTGCCTGAgtttgttcttctttctttgttcCCCAATGGTCTATTCCCTGAGGGTCAAATGGGCGGTTTTTCGGACGGCGATGCCGTGCAAGTAGACGTAAGCCAATGCCCTTCCTATTGTAGCAAACGTTTTGACTCACCGAGACTAGTACGACCCAGCTTCGCTTCAGTACATGCTTGATTTCTTCAGGGACGTCGCACAGTCTATCCCCACAGACGGATCACCAAGTGCTTCGCAAGACGATGATACACCCTCTCTTGGTACCTCGCGTGACGACTCTAAGCGAGCCGGCATCATTGTACTCCGTGAGGATCTTGACTTTTACGCTATCCCTCCCCGACCAGACATCGGTCAGCTTGATAT is part of the Fusarium poae strain DAOMC 252244 chromosome 4, whole genome shotgun sequence genome and encodes:
- a CDS encoding hypothetical protein (BUSCO:11162at5125), with amino-acid sequence MSYKRSRATYEADFHAPFATFGTPLPDDPEARDDGSFVPVWKQEVRDERGRKRLHGAFTGGWSAGYFNTVGSKEGWTPSTFVSSRNNRQKEGTAQAQQRPEDYMDEEDLADAAEAQKVQTSQAFAGLGSSDQDTNAGGLMGLLRAEGDTMGLKLLRRMGWKDGQGIGPKIRRSARLDTGQKNPETAETHLFAPDNAEMIRFIRKSDRKGLGHDGEAKLTSLNAITAAADDDNDDDDSNGFDTSLRSTSLFSSQKSKTKPARGGIGVGILNDNGSDEEDPYEIGPKIRYNRVVGGDKKKKKAKKASATINPALKNAPVFVSRSARAGNGLGRCHDGRLPLDGFVLAKITEDLSDLLLEYAPPPVPEGWVSSKISSDQANPPDYKSTADTAKASTHDAKSRAALLGEKSLPGKSVFDFISSSARNRLATASGNSSLPQGLGEIPEGYAISEEERQQAVWDQTPKLDQETAIAAISRGSSGPYADNEEKKARYRTYLEHFATGSQPLPYKPRGMAYDDFAKELSEFHNCARIFKPMTGFMASRFTTAKKPSTVLANEPEADLLSKPEPKITDPAEDAAKIGMYGKMTRKVQDFYPTRLLCKRFNVRPPAHSQPDTQTGMGSGSRNHEDPRPMDDVEISSRSPNVDIQMIEGTPAGTVPPAPELEPTINPDKNEAVEGKTAHDEVLRAIFGDKTAILSEFQELGIGPSTSLDNKTPSPASSRPPSTRTTSSHHREPTSDNLKSAKEPESHILLKCEQSPPPQYPASEPSTSRPPPFSSLFTSSTNDAHERSDKFVTFTSHSPCEAEASGSAAPAYESSSPREALPFDPDQSTTAFRDPVAETKRALPRDTKGDSNRKDDDAEPPPAYSEEGDSPLAAFSFLMAAAGGASSIITQVQQGGPPVSTLGDIGADETIAMDLRGTRFYLSREELLTLPEFVLLSLFPNGLFPEGQMGGFSDGDAVQVDYDPASLQYMLDFFRDVAQSIPTDGSPSASQDDDTPSLGTSRDDSKRAGIIVLREDLDFYAIPPRPDIGQLDMIAVKRAAAEALQQQAGIFSGLKRSDEPGTTEAHLIEMLTAGGFNHDDKWGHRAGEPNKAVICSLALARLRSDIRGNEMGTNAVGMAQKLLLFWRKPARRCWWEGVELENVAGVEGKLKVWIRRVWTLEMSVIGLR